Part of the Kamptonema formosum PCC 6407 genome, TAGGTTTTTAAGTCTCTTTTTTAGAGTCGTTTCTTGATTTAAAAGATTTAATGCTATCCGTCGTAATAAGTAAATCCACCTAATTAAACATAAGATAAGGATGGCTAAAAAGCTGACTGGAAGTTCCTGACCATTGAACTAAGCAGTTGCCATCCAATCCCAAATTCGCTCTAGCTGTTGTGTGGTCACGAGCCCGTACTGCCATAGAACCATCCCAAAAAGATTGGGGCTATCTTCACTCCGGCGCTCGGCAAGTGCGATCGCAGAAAGAGGAAGGGCTAACTCTTCGAGTAAAAATTGCTTAAATAGATTGATTTTAGTAGTGTTCATGGCTTCACCCAAAAATT contains:
- a CDS encoding DUF2949 domain-containing protein, which gives rise to MVERVGIAHLKVGLASSRSYFSRWRGLQSGERELYIKHLDILDFTEIGSVGVGDTNNKFLGEAMNTTKINLFKQFLLEELALPLSAIALAERRSEDSPNLFGMVLWQYGLVTTQQLERIWDWMATA